Within Massilia litorea, the genomic segment GCGCGGCGCCGCCTGGTAGGCGCAGTCGCCCTGGCGCTGGCCGCCGCCGTCGGCTTGCCGATGCTGCTTGATTCCGAGCCGCGCCCCCTGGGCGGCGACATCGCCATCCAGATTCCTTCGAAAGAAAAAGCGCCCGCGCTGCCGATGCCGGCGTCGCCGGTGCCGGCCGCCGACAGCGTCGACAAGGACGAGGAAATCATCGCGCCGCCGCCGCTTGCGCCATCGAAGCCGCGTCCTGCCGCCGTCGAGCCGCCTGCCGTGAAAACGGTGTCGACCGATAAGGAAACGGCGCGCGCGCGTAGCGAACCCGAACCCAAGCCGGTCAAGCCCGGGCCAAAGGTCGTCGAGCACAAGAGCGAACCGAAGCCGGTCGAACACAAGCCGGAGCCGAAGGCGGTCGAACGCAAGGTCGCCGAAAAAGCGATTGAAAAGCCGGCTGAAAAACCGGCCGTGAAAAAGCCGGAGGAGAAGCCGGCCACCCCGAAACCGAAAGACAGCGAAGCGGCCCGTGCGCTGGCGCTGCTTGAAGGCAAGCCAGCTTCGAAACCCGTCGAGAAACATGAGAAGGCCGAGGAGAAATCCGAGCGCTTCGTGGTGCAGGTGGCGGCCCTGGGGACCCAGGAAAAGGTCGACGAACTGCAGGCCCGCCTGCGTTCCGGCGGCATCAGCTCGTTTACCAAAAAGTCCGGCGCCCTGATCAAGGTGCAAGTCGGTCCATTCGGCAGCCGCGAAGAGGCCGACAGGACCAAGGCAAAGCTGGGCTCGCTGGGCCTGGGCGGTTTCCTGGTACCGATCTGATGCGCGTGGCCCGCACTTGCCGACTGTGACGATTTTCGATTACCTGGTCTTGTTCGTGCTGCTAGCCTCGGTCGTGATCAGCACCATGCGTGGTTTAGTGAAAGAAATCCTGTCCCTGACGGGCTGGATCGTCGCCTTTGTCGTCGCGAATGCGTATGGTGCGCGCCTCGCGACGCTGTTGCCGGGTATGATACCGGGCGATACGGCGCGCCTCATCGTGGCCTTCGTGGCCCTGTTCCTGGGCGTGCGCATCCTGATGGGCCTGCTGTCCCTGGCCATCGGCGCGCTGATCGACGCCGCCGGCCTGAGCCTGGCGGACCGCGGCCTGGGCGGCCTGTTCGGCCTGGCGCGCGGGATTGTAATCGTGCTGGCCGCCGTCATATTGTGTTCCATGACCGCCATTCCCCAACAAGCATTCTGGAAAGACGCGCTGTTGTCCCCCCTGGCCGAAGCCGGCGCGCGCACCGTCAAGCCCTTTCTCCCCGCTGCGCTGGCGCAGCACCTGAATTTTTGAACAGTCGTTTTGAAATCTTCGTTTTGCATTCTTCCGTAACAGCATTCAGTTCTTAGGAGCGCACCATGTGTGGCATCGTCGGCGTCGTCTCGCAAACCCCCGTCAACCAGTTGTTGTATGACGCATTGCTGCTGTTGCAGCACCGCGGCCAGGACGCGGCGGGCATTGCAACCAATCACAGCAGCATGTTCTCGATGTACAAGGCGAATGGCCTCGTGCGCGACGTGTTCCGCACCCGTAACATGCGTTCGCTGCAGGGCAATACCGGTATCGGCCACTGCCGCTACCCGACCGCCGGCTCGTCGAGCGAGGAAGAAGCGCAGCCCTTCTACGTGAACGCGCCCTTCGGCATCACCCTGGCCCACAACGGCAACCTGACCAACCAGGCCGAGCTGAAGGAGGCGCTGTTCCGCAACGACCGCCGCCACATCAATACCAATTCCGACTCGGAAGTGCTGCTCAACGTGCTGGCCCACGAGATCCAGGAAGCGGCCAACGGCTATTCGCTCGACGCCGAAGCCGTGTTCAAGGCGGTGGGGGTTGTGCACCGCCGCGTGCGCGGCGCTTATGCCGTCGTGGCCCAGATCGCCGGCCACGGCATGCTCGCCTTCCGCGACCCCTACGGCATCCGTCCGCTGTGCCTGGGCATGAACGAGGGCGAGAACGGCACCGAATACATGGTTGCCAGCGAATCGGTGGCCTTGGAGGGCATCGGTTTCCGCTTCGTGCGCGACATCGCCCCGGGTGAAGCCGTGTTCATCGGCGAGGATGGCGTGTTGCACGAGCGCCAGTGCGCCGAAAACCCGTCGCTCAATCCCTGCGCCTTCGAATACGTCTACCTGGCACGTCCGGATTCGGTGATCGACGGCGCCTCGGTCTACGCCACCCGCCTGAAGATGGGCGAATACCTGGCCGACAAGATCCGCAAGGAGATCCCGGTCGAGGACATCGACGTCGTGATGCCGATTCCCGATTCCTCGCGTCCGGCGGCGATCCAGCTGGCCCTGAAGCTCGGCGTCGAATACCGCGAAGGTTTCATTAAAAACCGCTACATCGGCCGTACCTTCATCATGCCTGGGCAAGGGATGCGCAAGAAATCCGTGCGCCAGAAACTGAACGCCATCGGCTCCGAGTTCAAGGGCAAGAACGTGCTGCTGGTCGACGATTCGATCGTGCGCGGCACCACCAGCCGCGAGATCGTGCAGATGGCGCGCGAAGCGGGCGCCCGCAAAGTGTTCTTCGCTTCGGCCGCGCCGCCGGTGCTGTTCCCGAACGTCTATGGCATCGACATGCCGACCCGCGACGAGCTGATCGCCTACGGCCGCACCGTCGAGGAAGTGTGCGAGGAGATCACCGCCGACCGCCTGGTCTACCAGGATATCGATGCCCTGAAGCGGTCGATCTCGGACGTGAATCCGGCGCTGACCAATTTCGAGGCCTCGTGCTTCGACGGCGTCTATGTGACCGGCGACGTGACCCCGGCCTACCTCGACAACCTGGAGACTGCGCGCCATAACGGCGGCAAGGGTGTCTCGCAGGAAGACGTGGTGCGTACCCAGCTGAACCTGAATCCAGCGGTCCCCGCCGAATAATTCACCTGCACTGCCATGAGCGAAAAAAAACACTACGGTTTCACGACTACGATCCTGCACAACGACCGCCGCAAGGCGATCGAGCAGGGCTCACTGCACAAACCCATCCACACCTCGGTCGCATTCGGCTATAACGATGCGCGCCAGCTAGCGTCCGTATTCCAGGGCAAGGAACCGGGCTTCCGCTACGGTCGCCAGGGCAACCCGACGGTGTCCGCGCTGGAAGACAAGATCACGAAGATGGAAGACGGGGTGTCGTCGCTGTGCTTCGGCACAGGCATGGCGGCCATCGGCGCGCTGTTCCAGGCGCTGCTGCGCGAAGGCGACCACATCGTCTCATCGAGCTTCCTGTTCGGGAACACCAACAGCCTGTGGCAGACGGTGGCGGGGCAGGGCGTCGAGGTCGATTTCGTCGACGCGACCGATGTGGCCAATGTCGAGGCGGTTCTGAAGGAAAATACGCGCTTGGTGTTCGTCGAGACCATCGCGAATCCGCGTACCCAGGTGGCGGACCTGGCCCGTATCGGCGAACTGTGCCGTGCGCGCGGCATCCTGTACGTGGTCGACAACACCATGACCACGCCGTATTTGTTCCGCCCGAAAGCGGTGGGGGCGGGGCTGGTCGTCAATTCGCTGACCAAGTCGATCGCCGGCCATGGCATCGCGCTCGGCGGCGCGCTGACCGACACCGGCCTGTTCGACTGGAGCGCCTTCCCGAATATCGCCGCCAACTTCCGCAAGCAGCCGCCCGCGGCCCAGGGCATGGCCCAGCTGCGCGCGAAGGCCCTGCGCGATTTCGGCGCCGCCCTCGGGCCGGAAGCGGCGCACCACATCGCGGTCGGCGCGGAAACGCTGGCCTTGCGCATGGAGCGCACCTGCGCGAATGCGCTGGCGCTGGCGCAGATGCTCGAAGCCGATGAACGGGTCTCGGCCGTC encodes:
- a CDS encoding SPOR domain-containing protein, with translation MGLFSIFGKNKQESAAQDSGRFSRDDDDFAERARAKRASHANTANESGQGGSRRSRSGGDPMLPEKKRARRRLVGAVALALAAAVGLPMLLDSEPRPLGGDIAIQIPSKEKAPALPMPASPVPAADSVDKDEEIIAPPPLAPSKPRPAAVEPPAVKTVSTDKETARARSEPEPKPVKPGPKVVEHKSEPKPVEHKPEPKAVERKVAEKAIEKPAEKPAVKKPEEKPATPKPKDSEAARALALLEGKPASKPVEKHEKAEEKSERFVVQVAALGTQEKVDELQARLRSGGISSFTKKSGALIKVQVGPFGSREEADRTKAKLGSLGLGGFLVPI
- a CDS encoding CvpA family protein, yielding MTIFDYLVLFVLLASVVISTMRGLVKEILSLTGWIVAFVVANAYGARLATLLPGMIPGDTARLIVAFVALFLGVRILMGLLSLAIGALIDAAGLSLADRGLGGLFGLARGIVIVLAAVILCSMTAIPQQAFWKDALLSPLAEAGARTVKPFLPAALAQHLNF
- the purF gene encoding amidophosphoribosyltransferase, producing MCGIVGVVSQTPVNQLLYDALLLLQHRGQDAAGIATNHSSMFSMYKANGLVRDVFRTRNMRSLQGNTGIGHCRYPTAGSSSEEEAQPFYVNAPFGITLAHNGNLTNQAELKEALFRNDRRHINTNSDSEVLLNVLAHEIQEAANGYSLDAEAVFKAVGVVHRRVRGAYAVVAQIAGHGMLAFRDPYGIRPLCLGMNEGENGTEYMVASESVALEGIGFRFVRDIAPGEAVFIGEDGVLHERQCAENPSLNPCAFEYVYLARPDSVIDGASVYATRLKMGEYLADKIRKEIPVEDIDVVMPIPDSSRPAAIQLALKLGVEYREGFIKNRYIGRTFIMPGQGMRKKSVRQKLNAIGSEFKGKNVLLVDDSIVRGTTSREIVQMAREAGARKVFFASAAPPVLFPNVYGIDMPTRDELIAYGRTVEEVCEEITADRLVYQDIDALKRSISDVNPALTNFEASCFDGVYVTGDVTPAYLDNLETARHNGGKGVSQEDVVRTQLNLNPAVPAE
- a CDS encoding cystathionine gamma-synthase family protein; its protein translation is MSEKKHYGFTTTILHNDRRKAIEQGSLHKPIHTSVAFGYNDARQLASVFQGKEPGFRYGRQGNPTVSALEDKITKMEDGVSSLCFGTGMAAIGALFQALLREGDHIVSSSFLFGNTNSLWQTVAGQGVEVDFVDATDVANVEAVLKENTRLVFVETIANPRTQVADLARIGELCRARGILYVVDNTMTTPYLFRPKAVGAGLVVNSLTKSIAGHGIALGGALTDTGLFDWSAFPNIAANFRKQPPAAQGMAQLRAKALRDFGAALGPEAAHHIAVGAETLALRMERTCANALALAQMLEADERVSAVHYPGLPSHPQHGLSTELFRAAGSLLSFELRADIDPFDYLNRLNLAIPASNLGDTRTLVIPVAHTIFFEMGAERRASMGIAESLIRVSVGIEDADDLLEDFRVALDV